One window from the genome of Acidihalobacter ferrooxydans encodes:
- the icd gene encoding NADP-dependent isocitrate dehydrogenase: MTYQHIQVPAVGEKIVATADGALSVPDQPIIPFIEGDGIGVDITPVMREVIDAAVEKAYAGKKKIAWMEVYAGEKATRVYGNDVWLPEETFDAVRDYVVSIKGPLTTPVGGGIRSLNVALRQQLDLYVCLRPIRYFAGTPSPLREPEKTDMVIFRENSEDIYAGIEWAAETPEAKKLIAFLRGEMGVTKIRFPETSGIGIKPVSREGTQRLVRKALQYVIDNDRDSLTLVHKGNIMKFTEGAFKDWGYQLAREAFGAVELDGGPWCTFENPNTGKKIIVKDVIADAFLQQILLRPAEYDVIATLNLNGDYVSDALAAQVGGIGIAPGANLSDTVAMFEATHGTAPKYAGQDKVNPGSIILSAEMMLRHLGWFEAADAVIRGMEGAILSRRVTYDFARMMPDAVELSCSAFGHEIIANM, encoded by the coding sequence ATGACCTATCAGCATATTCAGGTTCCCGCCGTCGGCGAGAAGATCGTTGCCACCGCGGACGGCGCGTTGAGCGTGCCGGATCAACCGATCATTCCCTTCATCGAAGGCGATGGCATCGGCGTCGATATCACGCCGGTGATGCGTGAGGTGATCGATGCGGCAGTCGAGAAGGCCTACGCGGGAAAGAAGAAAATCGCCTGGATGGAGGTGTACGCCGGCGAAAAGGCGACCCGGGTCTACGGGAACGACGTATGGCTGCCGGAGGAAACGTTCGACGCCGTGCGCGACTATGTGGTGTCGATCAAGGGGCCGCTGACCACGCCGGTCGGTGGCGGTATCCGCTCGCTCAATGTGGCGCTGCGCCAGCAACTCGATCTATACGTGTGCCTGCGTCCGATCCGCTATTTTGCGGGTACGCCGAGTCCGCTGCGCGAGCCTGAAAAGACCGATATGGTAATCTTCCGCGAGAACTCGGAAGACATCTATGCCGGCATCGAATGGGCGGCCGAAACGCCCGAGGCGAAAAAGCTTATCGCTTTCCTGCGCGGCGAGATGGGCGTGACCAAGATCCGTTTCCCGGAAACCTCCGGGATCGGCATCAAGCCGGTGTCGCGCGAAGGCACCCAGCGGCTGGTGCGCAAGGCGCTCCAGTACGTGATCGACAACGACCGCGACTCGCTGACCCTGGTGCACAAGGGCAACATCATGAAATTCACCGAGGGTGCCTTCAAGGACTGGGGCTATCAGCTCGCCAGGGAGGCGTTCGGCGCGGTGGAACTCGACGGCGGGCCGTGGTGCACGTTCGAGAACCCGAATACCGGCAAGAAGATCATCGTCAAGGACGTCATTGCCGACGCCTTCCTGCAACAAATCCTGCTGCGGCCGGCCGAATACGATGTCATCGCCACGCTGAATCTGAACGGCGACTACGTGTCCGACGCGCTGGCCGCGCAGGTCGGTGGCATCGGCATCGCGCCGGGCGCTAATCTGTCCGACACGGTGGCGATGTTCGAGGCCACGCACGGCACGGCGCCCAAGTATGCCGGTCAGGACAAGGTGAACCCCGGTTCGATCATCCTGTCCGCAGAAATGATGCTGCGTCATCTCGGGTGGTTCGAAGCGGCCGATGCGGTGATTCGCGGCATGGAAGGCGCGATTCTGAGCCGGCGTGTGACATATGATTTCGCACGCATGATGCCCGATGCCGTGGAGTTGTCATGCTCGGCGTTCGGACATGAAATCATTGCTAATATGTAA
- the fabF gene encoding beta-ketoacyl-ACP synthase II: MSKRRVVVTGLGIVSPVGSQLATAWENILAGRSGITAIEHFDASASPVRISAAVRDFRADDYIPVKDQKKMDIFVHYGVGASIQAIRDAGLEDSGFDPERVGVSVGSGIGGLPGIEKGHTALLNGGARKVSPFFIPSSIINMVSGNLSIMYGFRGPNTATVTACTTGTHNIGLAARMIAYGDADVMIAGGAEMASTPLCVAGFAAARALSTRNDDPAGASRPWDSGRDGFVLGDGAGVLVLEEYAHAKARGAHIYCELAGFGLNADAHHMTQPSPSGEGAARCMQRALADAGVNPAQIDYVNAHGTSTPAGDKAETAAMKLTFGDHAYKLAISSTKSMTGHLLGAAGGVEAVFCVLALRDQVVPPTINLDDPDPECDLDYVPHEARQTTLNCVLSNSFGFGGTNGTLLFKTL, from the coding sequence TTGTCGAAGCGGCGCGTTGTCGTTACCGGACTGGGAATCGTGTCTCCCGTCGGCTCGCAGTTGGCCACGGCCTGGGAAAATATTCTGGCCGGGCGTAGTGGTATTACCGCCATCGAGCACTTCGATGCCTCGGCTTCGCCGGTGCGGATTTCCGCGGCGGTACGGGATTTCCGGGCCGACGACTACATTCCGGTCAAGGATCAGAAAAAAATGGACATTTTTGTCCATTACGGTGTCGGGGCATCGATTCAAGCCATCCGCGATGCGGGTCTGGAAGACAGTGGCTTCGACCCGGAGCGTGTCGGCGTTTCGGTCGGTTCCGGGATCGGTGGTCTGCCCGGTATCGAGAAGGGCCACACGGCTCTCCTCAATGGCGGCGCGCGCAAGGTATCGCCGTTCTTCATTCCGTCCAGCATCATCAACATGGTGTCGGGCAATCTGTCGATCATGTACGGTTTCCGGGGGCCGAATACGGCCACGGTGACGGCCTGCACGACGGGTACGCACAATATCGGCCTGGCGGCGCGCATGATCGCCTACGGTGATGCAGACGTGATGATTGCCGGAGGCGCGGAAATGGCCAGCACGCCGCTGTGCGTGGCCGGGTTTGCGGCAGCGCGCGCATTGTCTACGCGCAACGACGATCCGGCAGGCGCCAGCCGCCCTTGGGACAGCGGGCGTGATGGTTTCGTCCTCGGCGATGGGGCCGGTGTGCTGGTGCTGGAAGAATATGCGCACGCCAAGGCGCGTGGTGCGCATATCTACTGCGAACTGGCCGGTTTTGGACTCAATGCCGACGCGCATCATATGACCCAGCCGTCGCCAAGCGGCGAGGGCGCCGCACGCTGCATGCAGCGCGCACTCGCGGATGCCGGGGTCAATCCAGCGCAAATCGATTACGTCAATGCCCACGGCACCTCGACGCCGGCAGGCGACAAAGCTGAAACAGCGGCCATGAAGCTGACTTTCGGCGATCACGCGTACAAGCTGGCGATCAGTTCCACCAAGTCGATGACCGGTCATCTGCTGGGTGCGGCGGGTGGGGTCGAGGCGGTGTTCTGTGTGCTGGCGCTACGTGACCAGGTCGTTCCGCCGACGATCAATCTGGATGATCCAGACCCTGAGTGCGATCTGGATTATGTGCCGCACGAGGCGCGTCAGACGACGCTGAACTGCGTGCTCTCGAATTCCTTTGGCTTTGGCGGCACCAACGGCACACTGCTGTTCAAAACGCTCTGA
- the acpP gene encoding acyl carrier protein, protein MSNVEERVKKIVVEQLGAKEEDVKNEASFVDDLGADSLDTVELVMALEEEFECEIPDEEAEKITTVQQAIDYINAHQK, encoded by the coding sequence ATGAGCAACGTTGAAGAGCGTGTCAAGAAAATCGTGGTCGAGCAGTTGGGCGCGAAGGAAGAGGACGTCAAGAACGAGGCTTCCTTCGTCGACGACCTCGGTGCCGACTCTCTGGACACCGTCGAGCTGGTCATGGCCCTGGAAGAGGAATTCGAATGCGAAATTCCTGACGAAGAGGCCGAGAAGATCACCACGGTGCAGCAGGCGATCGACTACATTAACGCGCACCAAAAGTAA
- the pabC gene encoding aminodeoxychorismate lyase — protein sequence MSGYMGVVDGVENGCLPLDDRGLAYGHGVFETMEIASGRVPHWARHWRRLTRGCARLGIRQPDEARVRATVERQVAGHPRAVLKLLVTAGSGGAGYRVPAHHSPRCIVAIRPWPQRQIPDAGVAVRLCATRLPFDARLAGIKHLNRLHSVLARAEWGDTPEEGLLSDPDGNIVEGTMSNVFWVEGDTLLSPDLSRCGVAGIMRERILEWAERAGIATSIARCPPARLLAADGVFVCNSLIGVWPVARVDHQGLPDAALIRRVQSAVSRGAC from the coding sequence ATGAGTGGCTATATGGGCGTTGTCGATGGCGTCGAAAACGGCTGTCTGCCGCTGGATGACCGTGGGCTGGCGTACGGCCACGGTGTATTTGAAACAATGGAGATCGCGTCCGGACGGGTGCCGCATTGGGCGCGTCATTGGCGCCGCCTGACGCGCGGTTGCGCACGATTGGGTATCAGGCAGCCGGACGAGGCGCGTGTGCGGGCGACGGTCGAGCGGCAGGTGGCGGGGCATCCGCGAGCGGTGCTTAAACTGCTTGTGACGGCCGGTAGCGGGGGCGCGGGTTACCGCGTGCCAGCGCACCACAGCCCGCGTTGTATTGTCGCTATACGGCCCTGGCCACAGCGGCAGATTCCCGATGCCGGAGTTGCCGTGAGACTGTGCGCCACTCGGTTACCGTTCGATGCGCGGTTGGCTGGCATCAAACATTTGAACCGCTTGCATTCGGTGCTGGCGCGAGCGGAGTGGGGCGATACACCGGAAGAAGGTCTGCTGAGCGATCCCGACGGTAACATTGTCGAGGGCACCATGAGCAATGTTTTCTGGGTCGAGGGTGATACACTTCTGAGCCCCGATCTGAGTCGTTGCGGAGTGGCCGGCATCATGCGCGAACGCATTCTCGAATGGGCCGAACGCGCGGGTATCGCCACGTCGATCGCACGCTGTCCGCCTGCGCGGCTGCTCGCCGCGGACGGTGTTTTCGTCTGCAACAGCCTGATCGGTGTCTGGCCGGTCGCGCGTGTCGATCACCAGGGGCTGCCTGATGCTGCGCTGATCCGGCGCGTGCAGAGCGCCGTGAGCAGGGGAGCGTGCTGA
- a CDS encoding aminodeoxychorismate synthase component I, which translates to MHSPAAELRPLAADWDLLALHRLHSRRYPHLLQSASRGGEHARYDILFAFPERWVSGPATRFLPRLDAACGLTLDERPADGGAPFRGGWFLYLAYELAYAIEPVLGLPPAHPWGWETAWAQYMPAAIVHDHLRGERYAVSAPGRDDLLHLIETDAALAAALEVVDPAHQPLVKHLHEEAPPRYLEGVERIRDYIREGDVFQANLSRAWQGELTDDVDAAALYAALREANPAPFAGLATWGERAVISSSPERLIEADAGHVSTRPIAGTHPRGRDAALDAGLRADLLAHPKEQAEHIMLIDLERNDLGRIARTGTVKVDELMVCESYAHVHHIVSNIRAQLRPGVTPGELIRAVFPGGTITGCPKVRCMQILRTLEKAARGAYTGAMGYLSQHGRMDLNILIRTLETDAGRLRFRTGAGIVADSDPGRELDETRHKAEGLLRALQ; encoded by the coding sequence GTGCATTCGCCAGCGGCCGAGCTCCGACCGCTCGCCGCAGACTGGGATTTGTTGGCGCTGCATCGGCTGCATTCACGCCGCTACCCGCATCTGCTGCAAAGCGCCTCGCGCGGCGGTGAGCATGCCCGCTACGATATTCTGTTCGCGTTTCCCGAGCGCTGGGTCAGTGGTCCTGCGACCCGATTTTTGCCACGTCTGGATGCGGCTTGCGGCCTGACTTTGGATGAGCGGCCAGCCGATGGTGGCGCACCGTTTCGCGGTGGCTGGTTCTTGTACCTCGCTTACGAGCTGGCCTATGCCATCGAGCCTGTTCTGGGGCTGCCGCCCGCGCATCCCTGGGGTTGGGAAACCGCCTGGGCGCAGTATATGCCGGCGGCCATCGTGCACGATCATCTGCGCGGTGAGCGCTATGCGGTCAGTGCGCCTGGGCGGGATGATCTGCTGCATCTGATCGAGACGGATGCCGCTCTTGCCGCCGCGCTCGAAGTGGTTGACCCGGCGCATCAGCCGTTGGTCAAGCACTTGCACGAAGAGGCGCCACCGCGTTATCTGGAAGGCGTCGAACGCATTCGTGACTACATCCGGGAAGGGGACGTGTTCCAGGCTAATCTGTCGCGTGCCTGGCAGGGTGAACTGACCGACGATGTTGATGCCGCCGCGCTCTATGCGGCCCTGCGCGAGGCCAATCCGGCGCCTTTTGCCGGTTTGGCGACCTGGGGCGAGCGCGCCGTGATCAGTTCATCGCCCGAACGCCTGATCGAGGCTGACGCTGGCCACGTGTCGACCCGCCCGATCGCCGGCACACATCCGCGCGGCAGGGATGCCGCGCTGGATGCCGGCTTACGCGCGGATCTGCTCGCACACCCCAAAGAGCAGGCCGAGCACATCATGCTTATCGATCTGGAACGTAACGATCTCGGGCGCATCGCGCGTACCGGAACCGTGAAAGTTGACGAACTCATGGTCTGCGAAAGCTATGCGCATGTGCATCACATCGTGTCCAACATCCGGGCGCAATTGCGCCCGGGCGTCACGCCCGGCGAACTGATTCGCGCCGTTTTTCCTGGCGGTACGATCACCGGTTGCCCCAAGGTGCGCTGCATGCAGATTTTGCGCACACTCGAAAAGGCCGCGCGCGGCGCCTACACCGGCGCGATGGGCTATCTCAGCCAGCACGGGCGCATGGATTTGAATATTCTCATCCGAACGCTGGAGACTGACGCGGGCCGGCTGCGTTTTCGCACCGGAGCGGGCATCGTCGCCGACTCGGACCCCGGGCGCGAACTGGACGAAACGCGCCACAAGGCCGAGGGCCTGTTGCGGGCTTTGCAATGA
- the clpS gene encoding ATP-dependent Clp protease adapter ClpS, which produces MSDEPELPRDGDGLAIEASRPRLKPPPQYKVLILNDDYTPMEFVVEVLERFFAMDRERATRVMLHVHTRGRGVCGVFSRDIAETKVAQVNDYARQHQHPLLCTLEEA; this is translated from the coding sequence ATGAGTGACGAACCCGAACTTCCGCGCGACGGGGACGGATTGGCAATCGAAGCCAGCCGTCCCCGGCTGAAACCGCCGCCACAGTACAAGGTGCTAATCCTCAACGACGACTACACGCCCATGGAGTTCGTCGTCGAGGTGCTCGAACGATTCTTTGCCATGGATCGCGAGCGCGCGACGCGCGTGATGCTGCATGTGCACACGCGAGGACGCGGTGTCTGCGGCGTGTTCAGCCGCGACATCGCCGAAACCAAGGTGGCGCAGGTGAACGACTATGCACGCCAGCATCAGCATCCGCTGCTGTGCACACTGGAAGAGGCCTGA
- the infA gene encoding translation initiation factor IF-1: protein MAKEDAIEMEGKVIDTLPNTVFRVELDNGHVVMAHISGRMRKHYIRILTGDRVTVELTPYDLSKGRIVYRKK from the coding sequence ATGGCAAAAGAAGACGCAATCGAAATGGAAGGGAAGGTGATCGACACGCTTCCCAACACAGTGTTCCGGGTGGAGCTCGACAACGGCCACGTCGTCATGGCGCATATCTCCGGTCGCATGCGCAAACACTACATCCGTATTCTCACCGGTGACCGCGTAACTGTCGAACTCACCCCTTACGACCTGAGCAAGGGTCGAATCGTCTACCGCAAAAAATAA
- the fabG gene encoding 3-oxoacyl-ACP reductase FabG, which produces MSLQGELALVTGASRGIGKAIALELGRQGATVIGTATREGGAEAITAYLAEAGVTGAGKVLRAEEQTSVDTLLDAVTGEFGAVTILVNNAGITRDMLLMGMKDDDWQAVIDTNLGSVFRLSRGCIRGMIKRRAGRIINIASVVGVTGNPGQTNYAAAKAGMIGFSKSLAREVGSRGITVNVVAPGFIDTDMTRALKDEQREGLMEQIALRRLGAVADIANAVAFLASPGAGYITGETLHVNGGMHMA; this is translated from the coding sequence ATGAGTTTGCAGGGAGAGCTGGCGCTGGTGACTGGCGCAAGTCGTGGTATCGGCAAGGCGATTGCGTTGGAACTGGGGCGTCAGGGCGCCACGGTGATCGGCACGGCGACCCGTGAGGGCGGGGCCGAGGCGATCACGGCCTACCTGGCCGAGGCCGGCGTGACCGGTGCTGGCAAGGTGCTGCGTGCCGAAGAGCAGACGTCCGTGGATACGCTGTTGGACGCCGTGACCGGCGAGTTCGGCGCAGTGACGATCCTGGTCAACAACGCGGGTATCACGCGTGACATGCTGCTCATGGGTATGAAGGATGATGACTGGCAGGCCGTCATCGACACCAATCTTGGTTCCGTGTTTCGCCTCAGTCGCGGTTGTATCCGTGGCATGATCAAGCGTCGCGCGGGGCGAATCATCAATATCGCCTCGGTCGTTGGCGTGACCGGCAACCCGGGGCAGACCAATTATGCGGCGGCGAAAGCCGGCATGATCGGATTTTCCAAATCGCTGGCGCGTGAGGTCGGTTCGCGCGGGATTACCGTGAACGTGGTCGCGCCCGGTTTCATCGACACCGACATGACCCGCGCGCTCAAAGACGAACAGCGTGAAGGCTTGATGGAGCAGATCGCGTTGCGTCGACTTGGCGCTGTCGCGGATATCGCTAATGCGGTGGCGTTTCTGGCCTCGCCGGGGGCCGGCTATATCACGGGCGAGACCCTGCACGTGAATGGCGGAATGCACATGGCCTGA
- the clpA gene encoding ATP-dependent Clp protease ATP-binding subunit ClpA, translating into MLNKELEFTLNMAFKQAREKRHEFMTVEHLLLALTDNPTAVGVLRACGADILTLKRELEQFITDNTPLLMGSDDRDTQPTLGFQRVLQRAVFHVQSSGRKEVNGANVLVSLFGEQDSHAVYLLGQQDITRLDVVNYVSHGISRVGDEGQEQESEAGPDAGNAEDAPRSNPLEQFATNLNERARQGRIDPLIGRDEEIERTVQILCRRRKNNPLYVGEAGVGKTALAEGLAKKVVDGEVPEILADAVVYSLDLGALVAGTKYRGDFEKRLKGVLSQLKRQPTAVLFIDEIHTLIGAGAASGGVMDASNLIKPMLANGELKCIGSTTYQEYRGIFEKDRALTRRFQKIDVREPTVDETFQILKGLKTRFEEHHAVRYTNPALHAAAELADRYITDRHLPDKAIDVIDEAGARRRMQPPAQRRKTISVRDVEDIIAKIARIPPKQVSSSDLATLKNLDRDLKLVVFGQGEAIDTLTASIKMARSGLGSRDKPIGSFLFAGPTGVGKTEVSRQLALQLGIELVRFDMSEYMERHTVSRLIGAPPGYVGFDQGGLLTDAVLKHPHSVLLLDEIEKAHPDVFNLLLQVMDHGTLTDTNGRQVDFRNVILIMTTNAGAQSVARRSMGFTEQDHSTDGMQELKRMFTPEFRNRLDAIIQFKALDARTITNVVDKFLIELEAQLDEKRVRLIVDDAARAWLAERGYDPLMGARPMARVIQEHLKKPLAEEVLFGSLTHGGEVRVVVEEDELKLEFADAAVS; encoded by the coding sequence ATGCTGAACAAAGAGCTCGAATTTACCTTGAACATGGCCTTCAAGCAGGCGCGCGAAAAACGGCATGAGTTCATGACCGTCGAGCATCTGCTGTTGGCGCTCACCGATAATCCGACTGCCGTCGGGGTGTTGCGCGCGTGTGGCGCGGATATTCTCACCCTGAAACGTGAACTGGAGCAGTTCATCACCGACAACACGCCGCTGCTGATGGGCAGCGATGATCGTGATACCCAGCCGACGCTTGGTTTTCAACGCGTGCTGCAACGGGCGGTGTTTCATGTGCAGTCCTCGGGGCGCAAGGAAGTCAACGGCGCCAATGTGCTGGTTTCGCTGTTCGGCGAGCAGGACTCGCACGCCGTCTACCTGCTCGGCCAGCAGGACATCACGCGCCTGGATGTGGTGAATTACGTCTCTCACGGGATTTCGCGCGTCGGCGACGAAGGCCAGGAACAGGAAAGTGAGGCCGGGCCGGACGCGGGTAACGCCGAAGACGCGCCGCGCAGCAATCCATTGGAGCAGTTCGCGACCAATCTGAACGAGCGTGCCCGGCAGGGGCGTATCGATCCGTTGATCGGGCGCGATGAGGAAATCGAGCGCACGGTGCAGATTCTGTGCCGTCGGCGCAAGAATAATCCGCTTTACGTCGGCGAGGCCGGCGTCGGCAAGACTGCGCTCGCCGAAGGCCTGGCGAAGAAGGTCGTCGACGGCGAAGTACCCGAGATTCTGGCCGACGCGGTGGTGTATTCGCTCGACCTGGGCGCGCTGGTGGCGGGCACCAAGTATCGCGGCGACTTCGAGAAGCGGCTCAAGGGCGTGCTTTCTCAGCTCAAGCGTCAGCCCACGGCGGTATTGTTTATCGACGAGATACATACCTTGATCGGCGCGGGCGCGGCCTCGGGCGGCGTGATGGATGCCTCCAATCTGATCAAGCCGATGCTCGCCAACGGTGAACTCAAATGCATCGGCTCGACCACCTACCAGGAATACCGCGGGATCTTCGAGAAGGACCGTGCGCTGACCCGGCGGTTCCAGAAAATCGATGTGCGCGAGCCTACGGTGGACGAGACGTTCCAGATTCTGAAAGGTCTGAAGACGCGCTTCGAAGAACATCACGCGGTGCGCTACACCAACCCGGCCCTGCACGCCGCGGCCGAGTTGGCGGATCGCTACATTACCGATCGGCACCTGCCGGACAAGGCCATCGATGTGATCGACGAGGCCGGCGCGCGCCGCCGGATGCAGCCGCCCGCGCAGCGCCGCAAGACGATTTCGGTGCGCGATGTCGAGGACATTATCGCCAAGATCGCGCGTATCCCGCCCAAGCAGGTATCCAGTTCCGATCTTGCAACGCTCAAAAACCTGGATCGCGATCTCAAACTGGTCGTCTTCGGGCAGGGCGAGGCCATTGATACGCTCACAGCGTCGATCAAGATGGCGCGTTCGGGGTTGGGGAGCCGGGACAAGCCGATCGGCTCATTTTTGTTCGCCGGACCGACCGGCGTCGGCAAGACCGAGGTCAGCCGCCAACTTGCCCTGCAGCTGGGCATCGAACTGGTGCGTTTCGATATGTCGGAATACATGGAGCGGCACACCGTGTCGCGCCTGATCGGTGCGCCGCCGGGCTATGTGGGTTTCGATCAGGGCGGGCTGTTGACCGACGCCGTGCTCAAGCATCCGCACTCGGTGCTGCTGCTGGACGAAATCGAAAAAGCGCACCCTGACGTGTTTAACCTGCTGTTGCAGGTCATGGATCACGGCACGCTGACCGACACCAACGGGCGCCAGGTCGATTTTCGCAATGTCATCCTGATCATGACCACGAATGCAGGCGCGCAGAGCGTCGCCCGGCGCAGCATGGGCTTTACCGAACAGGATCACAGCACGGATGGCATGCAGGAGCTCAAGCGCATGTTCACGCCGGAGTTCCGCAATCGGCTCGATGCGATCATCCAGTTCAAGGCGCTGGATGCGCGCACCATCACCAATGTGGTGGATAAATTCCTGATCGAACTGGAAGCGCAGCTGGACGAGAAACGTGTGCGCCTGATCGTCGATGACGCAGCGCGTGCCTGGCTGGCCGAGCGCGGTTACGATCCGCTGATGGGCGCGCGGCCGATGGCGCGCGTCATTCAGGAGCACCTCAAGAAGCCGCTGGCCGAGGAGGTCTTGTTCGGCTCCCTGACGCACGGGGGCGAAGTACGCGTGGTGGTTGAGGAAGACGAACTGAAGCTGGAATTCGCGGATGCGGCGGTCAGTTGA
- the fabD gene encoding ACP S-malonyltransferase, with product MSFAAVFPGQGSQSIGMLSALSDRYPQVRETFQQASDVLSLDLWSLVQNGPIEDLNQTRLTQPVMLTAGMAVWNVWSEEGGCRPEMMAGHSLGEYTALVCAGALRFEDAVRVVAERGRLMQDAVAQGVGAMAAILGLTAQQVADLCAEAAAGEVVEAVNFNAPGQVVVAGHAGAVARLMALATEAGAKRALPLPVSVPSHCSLMTPAAEALREVLAGVEFSAPRIPVIHNYDVSAHFDPQSIREALVQQINHPVRWVETVEGFADEGIAVVFEFGPGKVLSGLNKRIDRTLKALCVEDTKSTDAALALCEEFGA from the coding sequence ATGAGCTTTGCAGCAGTCTTTCCAGGTCAGGGATCGCAGTCCATCGGTATGCTGTCGGCGCTGTCGGATCGCTATCCGCAGGTGCGCGAAACATTCCAGCAGGCATCGGATGTCTTGTCGCTCGATTTGTGGTCTCTGGTGCAGAATGGCCCGATCGAGGATCTCAATCAGACGCGCTTGACGCAGCCGGTGATGCTGACCGCTGGCATGGCCGTGTGGAATGTCTGGTCGGAAGAGGGCGGCTGCCGCCCGGAGATGATGGCCGGCCATAGCCTGGGCGAGTATACCGCGCTGGTCTGTGCCGGTGCGCTGCGCTTCGAGGATGCGGTGCGCGTGGTCGCCGAGCGTGGGCGTCTGATGCAGGATGCCGTGGCACAGGGCGTTGGCGCGATGGCGGCAATTCTTGGGCTGACGGCTCAACAGGTGGCGGATTTGTGTGCCGAGGCGGCTGCGGGAGAAGTGGTCGAGGCGGTGAATTTCAATGCGCCGGGTCAGGTCGTCGTCGCCGGCCATGCGGGTGCGGTAGCAAGGCTGATGGCGCTGGCGACGGAGGCGGGAGCCAAGCGGGCGCTGCCGCTGCCGGTGAGCGTGCCTTCGCATTGCAGCCTCATGACGCCGGCTGCGGAGGCGCTGCGCGAGGTGCTGGCAGGCGTCGAATTCAGCGCGCCACGCATTCCGGTGATCCATAATTACGATGTCAGCGCACACTTTGATCCGCAGAGCATACGTGAAGCTCTGGTGCAGCAGATCAACCATCCGGTCCGCTGGGTCGAAACGGTCGAAGGGTTTGCCGACGAGGGTATCGCGGTGGTCTTCGAGTTCGGTCCGGGCAAAGTGCTCAGCGGCTTGAACAAGCGTATCGACCGTACGCTCAAGGCGCTGTGCGTCGAGGATACCAAGAGCACGGACGCCGCGCTGGCGCTGTGCGAGGAGTTCGGAGCATGA
- a CDS encoding NUDIX hydrolase, whose protein sequence is MRFTPHVTVVAIAEQAGRYLMVRERIDGRIRYNQPAGHLEEGESLLAAVVRETLEETAWHYQPEALIGLYRWISPDGITFLRATFCGHVTRHAPERALDTGIEAAQWLSLAQIHDLGAQLRSPMVLRGLEDYLAGVRYPLTVLQES, encoded by the coding sequence ATGCGCTTTACTCCACACGTCACCGTCGTCGCAATTGCCGAACAGGCCGGCCGTTATCTCATGGTGCGCGAACGCATCGACGGACGAATTCGTTACAACCAGCCGGCCGGCCATCTTGAGGAAGGCGAATCCCTGCTCGCGGCCGTCGTGCGCGAGACTCTGGAAGAAACCGCCTGGCATTACCAGCCCGAAGCCTTGATCGGCCTCTATCGCTGGATTTCACCGGACGGCATCACCTTCCTGCGCGCCACGTTCTGCGGCCACGTCACACGCCATGCGCCCGAACGCGCCCTCGACACCGGCATCGAAGCCGCGCAATGGCTCTCGCTCGCGCAGATCCACGACCTCGGCGCCCAACTGCGCAGCCCCATGGTGCTGCGCGGCCTGGAAGACTACCTCGCCGGCGTCCGTTATCCACTGACCGTCTTGCAAGAATCATGA